One segment of Purpureocillium takamizusanense chromosome 7, complete sequence DNA contains the following:
- the CTF1 gene encoding Transcriptional activator of fatty acid utilization (COG:K~EggNog:ENOG503NXH2) translates to MDVEMSSGDAVPQQSQPQTQSESPAKTSPPGASSASSAAAAQMSFRRQRASRACETCHARKVRCDAASLGVPCTNCVAFQIECRIPTPKRKKQSSTPGQNSKDSDSDREGVDDRQPQPQPQPQQQQQQQQQQPQTAPVGATNAYPRAPTVSHTADGTPSSAMTESQVRQEEVDNNTYLNLVMKPKFTRAPITEAGRVAFLGESSNLTLLVHDRQGSSDVVHYPLPENVRGSRARLTELDNVEIDILHQRGAFLLPPRSLCDELIDAYFKWVHPIVPVINRTRFMRQYRDPKNPPSLLLLQAVLLAGSRVCTNAQLMDANGSTTPAALTFYKRAKALYDANYEDDRVTIVQSLLLLGWYWEGPEDVTKNVFYWSRVATIVAQGSGMHRSVEQSQLSKSDKRLWKRIWWTLFTRDRSVAVALGRPVHINLDDSDVEMLTEDDFIEDETEHASEYPPDPIHVQFFLQYVKLCEIMGLVLSQQYSVASKGRQRNAIDLTHSDMALADWLQNCPKIVYWEMPRHHFWSALLHSNYYTTLCLLHRAHMPPSGTSRFTDDSPYPSRNIAFQAAAMITSIVENLAAHGELRYCPAFIVYSLFSALIMHVYQMRSPVPSIQQVTQDRMRSCMQAMKEVSRVWLVGKMVYTLFESIIGNKVLEERLQKAGAKRHRRMQQSLSQLDNHSKAQDASKRKYDDMAIDFTANAPTPQESYERSRPQTPSAVKNDAPATVHQPSATSPNTRPSGADTFMGGTSSRPQTRPATPFNPSFSVPATPPDLYLVTRNSPNLSQSIWENFQPDQLFPESSSMPAVPNLSPTQTHQSLDQSLMAQMTPSSMTHSTHGQQGNQFPPRGSHGQGNGMVGMQGFQSQSGIWQSNFDGGVHDGQSPDSWSTGSVQGQPAPTTLNVEDWFQFFGINGDASNLNLDVSLS, encoded by the exons atggacgtCGAGATGTCTTCCGGCGACGCTGTGCCGCAGCAGTCGCAGCCCCAGACGCAATCAGAATCGCCAGCCAAGACGTCGCCCCCcggcgcctcgagcgccagTTCCGCAGCCGCTGCCCAGATGAGCTTCCGCAG GCAACGAGCGTCACGAGCATGTGAG ACCTGCCACGCACGAAAG GTCCGATGCGATGCCGCAAGCCTGGGGGTGCCTTGCACCAACTGCGTTGCCTTCCAGATTGAATGCCGCATCCCAACTCCCAAGCGCAAGAAGCAGAGCTCTACTCCGGGGCAGAATTCCAAGGATTCGGACAG TGACCGTGAAGGCGTTGATGACAGGCAGCCGCAaccccagccgcagccgcagcagcagcagcaacagcaacagcaacaaccaCAGACCGCACCTGTCGGTGCTACCAATGCCTACCCTCGAGCCCCGACCGTATCACACACAGCCGACGGGACCCCTTCTTCGGCCATGACGGAATCACAAGTACGACAAGAGGAAGTCGACAACAATACATACCTAAACCTCGTCATGAAGCCCAAATTCACGCGTGCTCCCATTACGGAAGCTGGCCGGGTGGCATTCCTCGGAGAATCCTCGAATCTTACCCTGCTTGTTCACGATCGGCAGGGTTCCTCAGATGTCGTGCATTACCCGCTGCCTGAGAACGTGCGCGGTTCTCGTGCGAGGTTGACTGAGCTGGACAACGTCGAGATCGACATTTTGCACCAAAGAGGCGCTTTTCTATTGCCACCGCGTTCGTTGTGCGATGAACTGATTGACGCCTACTTTAAATGGGTTCATCCCATTGTCCCTGTCATCAATCGGACACGCTTCATGAGGCAGTATCGCGACCCGAAGAACCCGCcctctcttctcctcctccaagcGGTGCTCTTGGCAGGCTCACGCGTATGCACAAACGCGCAGCTCATGGACGCCAACGGCTCGACCACCCCGGCCGCCCTAACCTTCTACAAGCGCGCCAAGGCCCTCTACGATGCCAACTACGAGGACGATCGTGTCACTATTGTGCAGTCGTTGCTGCTCTTGGGCTGGTACTGGGAAGGCCCGGAGGATGTTACGAAGAATGTTTTCTACTGGAGCCGTGTGGCGACAATAGTCGCGCAAGGCTCCGGCATGCACCGCAGCGTTGAGCAGTCCCAGTTAAGCAAGTCTGACAAGCGCCTCTGGAAAAGGATATGGTGGACTCTTTTCACCCGCGACCGGTCCGTGGCTGTCGCCCTCGGTCGACCAGTCCACATCAACTTGGACGACTCCGACGTGGAGATGTTGACCGAGGATGACTTCATCGAGGATGAAACAGAGCATGCCAGCGAGTATCCTCCCGACCCGATTCACGTTCAGTTCTTCCTCCAGTACGTCAAGCTATGCGAGATCATGGGCCTTGTCCTCTCCCAGCAATACTCGGTTGCCTCCAAGGGTCGGCAACGCAACGCCATCGACTTGACCCATAGCGacatggccctcgccgactgGCTGCAAAACTGCCCCAAGATCGTGTACTGGGAGATGCCTCGCCATCACTTCTggtcggcgctgctgcactCCAACTATTACACAACACTGTGCCTCCTGCACCGCGCACACATGCCACCCAGCGGCACTAGCAGGTTTACGGATGACTCGCCTTACCCCTCACGCAACATAGCGTTCCAAGCGGCAGCTATGATCACCTCCATCGTGGAAAACCTGGCGGCGCACGGTGAGCTGCGCTACTGCCCGGCCTTTATCGTGTACAGCCTCTTCTCCGCCCTGATCATGCACGTCTACCAGATGCGGTCCCCGGTGCCTTCGATCCAGCAGGTCACACAGGACAGGATGCGGAGCTGCATGCAGGCGATGAAAGAAGTCTCTCGAGTTTGGCTCGTGGGAAAGATGGTGTACACTCTTTTCGAGTCCATCATCGGCAACAAGGTGCTGGAAGAGCGGCTTCAGAAAGCAGGAGCAAAGAGACACCGGCGGATGCAGCAGAGCCTGTCACAACTCGATAACCACAGCAAAGCCCAGGATGCCTCAAAACGCAAGTATGACGACATGGCCATCGACTTTACCGCCAACGCTCCGACTCCGCAAGAGTCGTACGAGCGGTCGCGACCTCAAACGCCAAGCGCTGTTAAGAATGACGCCCCTGCCACGGTGCACCAACCGAGCGCGACCTCACCCAACACCCGACCTAGCGGCGCCGATACCTTCATGGGCGGGACTAGTTCACGGCCGCAGACTCGCCCGGCGACGCCTTTCAACCCGTCCTTTTCCGTACCTGCCACACCGCCCGATTTATATCTCGTCACAAGAAACTCGCCCAACCTGTCTCAGTCTATTTGGGAGAATTTCCAGCCAGACCAGCTGTTCCCCGAAAGCTCAAGCATGCCGGCCGTCCCCAATTTGTCGCCAACACAGACCCATCAAAGCCTGGACCAGAGCCTCATGGCCCAGATGACCCCAAGCAGCATGACTCACAGCACtcacggccagcagggcaATCAGTTCCCGCCGAGAGGTAGCCATGGTCAAGGCAACGGGATGGTGGGCATGCAAGGCTTCCAGAGCCAGTCCGGTATTTGGCAGAGCAACTTTGACGGCGGAGTTCATGACGGCCAAAGTCCAGATAGCTGGAGTACAGGCTCGGTTCAGGGGCAGCCTGCACCTACGACGCTCAACGTGGAAGATTG GTTCCAATTTTTCGGCATCAATGGTGATGCCAGCAACTTGAATCTCGACGTCTCTCTGAGCTGA
- the MCD4 gene encoding Glycosyl phosphatidyl inositol anchor synthesis (TransMembrane:16 (i7-30o460-485i497-515o521-539i551-575o587-604i611-632o638-658i685-707o719-735i747-763o769-787i825-844o864-887i899-918o930-955i)~BUSCO:EOG09260KDB~COG:T~EggNog:ENOG503NUCC): MAPVARFAFLATAIVFHLVYIFSIFDIYFVSPIVSGMRLFAVDRTTPAKPPADRLVLFVGDGLRADKAFQSFPEPYPESDQDLVPRPLAPFLRSRVLSEGTFGVSHTRVPTESRPGHVALIAGLYEDVSAVATGWKLNPVNFDSVFNRSRHTWSWGSPDILPMFERGAVPGRVDAITYEPEFEDFSQDATRLDYWVFDHVKDFFAEAATNQTLSRALRQDKNVFFLHLLGLDTSGHSYRPYSKEYLNNVKVVDQGVKEVTELIQKFYADDRTAFVFTADHGMSDWGSHGDGHPDNTRTPLVAWGAGVARPELHHGSVAPGHDEYSSSWGFDQVRRNDVAQADVAALMSYLIGIEFPANSVGQLPLSYLSASNREKAQALLVNAQGILEMYRVKEGKKKATELRFRPYRLLGDEGATPDQRVSAIQELIAAGKYEEAIEESDALIAITLEGLRYLQTYDWLFLRALITVGYLGWMAYAITSVIDAFVLHERITPKRSAGGYIGSISILIALYASFLVSKSPITYYAYAFFPVVFWEEVYAHRESLILGRKALFGHIVSTGAVATLVGHAVLSVAIVQCLALSYIYREILTGIFILAATWPATYGVSFLRKYAVLSLAWIVSCLTMSLFTLLPAMKEENVTLILIGGAAMTALGILYLVFEGRIFHDFRDQPLPTAAKADDTIRRTIMGVQVGLVPLAMLVTRSSALSLQAKQGLPIGNQFVAWAVLVVSLAMPLAYRLQSTTHYMHRLAVVFLTFAPTFVILTISYEGLFYVAFSITLLLWVRLEYAVETQATKATRTNGTTASGHSGSRPRILEHRPLRLSDARVALFFMVLLQSAFFSTGNVASVSSFSLESVTRLIPIFDPFSQGALLILKLMIPFALISANLGVLNKRLGVAPSALFMVVMAASDMLTLYFFWVVKDEGSWLEIGSTISHFAIASLLCVFVAGLEAVSAMFIAGIEVDERRGGEAARSMGPNTSNGHKTKEVAACKLANGSEKG, translated from the exons atggccccaGTCGCTCGTTTTGCCTtcctcgccacggccatcGTCTTCCACCTTGTCTACATCTTCTCCATATTCGATATTTACTTCGTCAGCCCGATTGTGTCGGGCATGCGATTGTTCGCCGTAGACCGCACCACGCCAGCTAAGCCACCGGCAGATCGTCTTGTGCTCTTTGTCG GCGATGGATTGCGCGCAGACAAGGCATTTCAGTCGTTTCCCGAACCATATCCTGAGTCGGATCAAGACCTAGTCCCGCGCCCGCTGGCGCCCTTCTTGCGGTCGCGTGTCCTGTCCGAGGGAACCTTCGGGGTATCCCATACTCGCGTCCCAACCGAGTCGCGTcccggccatgtcgccctGATAGCTGGCCTCTATGAAGATGTCTCTGCCGTCGCGACAGGATGGAAGCTGAACCCTGTCAACTTTGACAGTGTCTTCAACCGCAGTCGGCACACCTGGAGCTGGGGCAGCCCGGACATTCTGCCCATGTTCGAGCGTGGCGCAGTGCCTGGGCGCGTGGACGCCATTACATACGAGCCTGAATTCGAAGACTTCTCCCAAGATGCGACGCGTCTGGACTACTGGGTCTTCGACCACGTCAAGGACTTtttcgccgaggcggccaccAATCAAACCCTCAGCAGAGCCCTCCGCCAGGATAAGAACGTCTTCTTCCTTCACTTGCTCGGTCTCGACACCTCGGGGCATTCCTATCGCCCCTACTCGAAAGAGTACCTCAACAACGTCAAGGTCGTCGACCAGGGGGTTAAGGAAGTGACAGAGTTGATCCAGAAGTTCTACGCCGACGATCGGACGGCCTTTGTCTTCACTGCCGATCACGGGATGAGCGACTGGGGCAGCCACGGCGATGGCCATCCAGACAACACACGCACGCCCCTGGTCGCGTGGGGTGCTGGCGTGGCACGTCCGGAGCTTCATCACGGGTCAGTCGCCCCCGGTCACGACGAGTATTCCTCTAGCTGGGGATTCGACCAGGTTCGGAGAAACGACGTGGCCCAAGCCGATGTCGCGGCTCTGATGTCCTACTTGATTGGGATTGAGTTTCCAGCAAACTCGGTCGGTCAGCTTCCACTCTCGTACCTGTCCGCCAGTAATCGCGAAAAGGCACAAGCCTTGCTGGTCAACGCCCAGGGCATCTTGGAGATGTATCGCGTTAAAGAGGGGAAGAAAAAGGCAACCGAGTTGCGATTCAGGCCGTATCGACTGTTGGGTGACGAGGGCGCCACGCCAGACCAACGCGTCTCGGCTATTCAGGAGCTCATTGCGGCGGGCAAATACGAAGAAGCCATCGAAGAGTCCGACGCGCTTATTGCCATCACGTTAGAGGGCCTCCGCTACCTACAGACCTACGACTGGCTGTTCCTGCGGGCTCTTATCACGGTCGGCTACcttggatggatggcgtATGCTATCACCAGCGTCATCGACGCCTTTGTCTTGCACGAGAGGATAACGCCCAAACGGTCAGCCGGCGGCTACATTGGGTCTATATCGATTCTCATCGCGCTGTACGCTTCATTTCTGGTATCCAAATCACCGATTACCTACTATGCGTACGCCTTCTTCCCTGTTGTCTTCTGGGAAGAGGTGTACGCACATCGAGAAAGTCTAATCCTGGGTCGCAAAGCCCTTTTCGGGCACATTGTATCAACAGGGGCCGTGGCGACATTAGTGGGGCACGCGGTGCTGTCTGTAGCTATCGTCCAGTGCTTG GCACTCAGCTACATCTATCGCGAAATACTCACCGGCATTTTCATCTTagcggcgacatggccggcgaCATATGGTGTCTCATTTTTGCGAAAGTACGCGGTGCTGAGCCTTGCATGGATCGTCTCTTGTTTGACCATGAGCCTTTTCACGTTGCTCCCCGCAATGAAAGAAGAAAACGTGACTCTTAT TCTCATCGGTGGAGCGGCCATGACAGCCCTAGGCATTCTATACCTGGTTTTTGAGGGTCGCATCTTTCACGACTTCAGAGATCAACCGCTGCCGACAGCCGCCAAGGCAGACGACACAATCAGGCGCACAATCATGGGCGTACAG GTTGGTTTGGTGCCACTAGCCATGCTTGTGACCCGCTCAAGCGCCTTGAGCCTGCAGGCCAAGCAAGGACTACCTATCGGCAATCAATTTGTGGCATGGGCTGTCCTAG TCGTTTCCCTGGCCATGCCGCTTGCGTATCGGCTGCAAAGCACCACCCACTACATGCATCGACTAGCTGTGGTATTCTTGACGTTCGCACCGACGTTCGTTATCCTGACGATATCGTACGAGGGCCTGTTCTACGTGGCCTTCAGCATCACGCTTCTCTTGTGGGTGCGGCTTGAGTACGCCGTAGAGACGCAGGCTACGAAGGCGACTCGGACTAACGGGACTACCGCGTCGGGGCACAGCGGGAGCAGGCCCAGAATCCTGGAGCATAggccgctgcggctgtcAGATGCGCGTGTGGCACTGTTCTTCATGGTGCTCCTACAATCGGCGTTTTTCAGCACGGGCAACGTGGCATCAGTCTCATCCTTCAGCTTGGAGAGTGTGACGCGACTTATTCCCATCTTTGACCCCTTCTCGCAGGGCGCACTCCTGATCCTGAAGCTCATGATACCATTTGCGTTGATTTCCGCGAATTTGGGAGTGCTTAACAAGCGGCTCGGcgtggcgccgtcggcgcttTTCATGGTGGTCATGGCTGCAAGCGACATGCTGACGCTTTACTTCTTCTGGGTGGTCAAGGACGAAGGGTCATGGTTGGAGATTGGGTCGACAATCAGCCACTTTGCCATTGCAAGTCTTCTGTGCGTGTTCGTTGCCGGGCTCGAAGCGGTCAGCGCCATGTTTATAGCCGGCatcgaggtggacgagcgTCGTGGTGGCGAGGCAGCGCGCAGCATGGGGCCAAATACGAGCAACGGCCACAAAACAAAGGAGGTGGCGGCCTGCAAGCTGGCCAACGGAAGCGAAAAAGGCTGA
- a CDS encoding uncharacterized protein (COG:S~EggNog:ENOG503NX7P): protein MAPRARVAGSLAGMVASDSEPDFDDVHAIAAVAKTAATTKRPRGRPPGTASKVTKPGTEAATRRVGGKGGASASRPSRQALADKSNTVSMRTASKGVKKASQTTTTAGLELDGQGLEPVVAKATRGRPKGVGKRQSVGNERAAEQPGQAHGEETEDKQPLELMQVDAEERQLLVATPDPGADVDESNSIADDGVEDVSLRRRLGDLTRKYENLEMRYRDLKDVGVRAAERNFEHLKRQADENIAGSNELIAQLQQDLASQIALAQEGERVRQELRESENSVDALQVTVDELTASLTAARTEIKTLSTKLAASRSAEMHIKAPGSALKGGAAAGRNAQSEALHALQAAQAKEDLYGDLTGLIVRGLRQGDVEDMFDCIQTGRNGTLHFKLALERAEGGDSYEDVQFTYKPQLDTDRDGELMEMLPDYLREEITFPRAHASKFYSRVTKSLTERVD from the exons ATGGCCCCTCGTGCAAGAGTTGCAGGCAGTCTGGCTGGCATGGTCGCATCGGACTCAGAGCCCGACTTTGATGATGTCCACGCCATCGCAGCAGTGGCAAAGACGGCAGCAACCACCAAGAGAccccgcggccggccaccgGGCACGGCAAGCAAAGTCACAAAGCCAGGCACGGAGGCGGCAACTCGTCGGGTTGGCGGCAAAGGAGGCGCCTCGGCTTCCAGGCCGTCTAGGCAAGCTTTGGCGGACAAGAGCAACACGGTCTCGATGCGTACGGCCAGTAAAGGTGTCAAGAAGGCGTCGCAGACCACCACGACAGCGGGGTTAGAGCTCGATGGGCAGGGCCTTGAACCGGTGGTGGCAAAGGCGACTCGTGGACGCCCAAAAGGAGTTGGTAAACGCCAAAGTGTGGGCAATGAAAGGGCCGCGGAGCAGCCTGGCCAGGCCCATGGCGAGGAAACCGAAGATAAGCAACCGCTGGAGCTCATGCAGgttgacgccgaggagcggcAACTGCTTGTCGCTACCCCAGACCCAGGTGCTGATGTGGACGAGAGCAACTCCATCGCCGATGACGGAGTAGAAGACGTGTCGTTAAGGCGCCGTCTTGGCGATCTCACGCGAAAATACGAAAACCTGGAGATGCGATACCGGGACTTGAAGGACGTGGGGGTAAGGGCAGCCGAGCGCAACTTTGAGCACCTGAAGCGGCAGGCCGATGAGAACATTGCCG GCTCAAACGAGCTCATAGCTCAGCTTCAACAGGACCTTGCCTCACAGATTGCTCTCGCTCAAGAGGGTGAGAGAGTACGACAAGAGCTCAGAGAAAGCGAGAACAGTGTAGATGCACTTCAAGTCACCGTGGATGAGCTGACGGCGTCCCTGACGGCGGCCCGGACCGAGATCAAAACGCTGTCTACGAAGCTGGCCGCAAGCAGGAGCGCAGAGATGCATATCAAGGCCCCGGGAAGTGCGCTCAAGGGCGGGGCTGCAGCTGGTAGGAATGCGCAGTCAGAGGCGCTCCATGCGCTCCAGGCGGCGCAAGCCAAGGAAGATCTCTACGGCGACCTAACGGGCCTCATTGTACGGGGCCTTAGGCAAGGAGATGTGGAGGATATGTTTGACTGCATTCAGACAGGTCGAAACGGTA cactGCATTTCAagctggcgctggagcgCGCAGAGGGAGGCGACAGCTACGAAGACGTCCAGTTTACATACAAACCGCAGCTGGACACagaccgcgacggcgagttGATGGAGATGCTCCCGGATTACCTGAGGGAAGAGATAACATTTCCCAGAGCGCACGCTTCCAAGTTTTACAGCCGGGTAACCAAATCTCTGACAGAGCGAGTGGATTAG
- the MSP1 gene encoding mitochondrial dynamin GTPase Msp1 (EggNog:ENOG503NVTE~COG:O~TransMembrane:1 (i21-42o)) gives MPDQSAPWLRWLVGMGERRRLGDVAMDVLLFAGMMTAGLYVARNFLNPILSNLADPEKEKHEQARRQAKAHLERLNRQRSLEQDEDDGADGSRRGPRVEELVLNEYENLIALEMVAPQDIHVGFDDIGGLELIIEELKESVIYPLTMPHLYSHAAPLLSAPSGVLLFGPPGCGKTMLAKALAHESGASFINLHISTMTEKWYGDSNKIVRAVFSLARKMQPAIIFIDEIDAVLGTRRSGEHEASGMVKAEFMTLWDGLTSANASGMPAQIVVLGATNRINDIDEAILRRMPKKFPVPLPGQEQRRRILQLILQDTRTDPEDFDLNYVAKITAGMSGSDIKEACRDAAMAPVREYMRQHRAEGRRMAAVDASQIRGVRTDDFYGRRGGQAPARVPDTKRPAQAAPREKNSSDEYEDVDEPIAEEQD, from the exons ATGCCCGACCAGTCGGCCCCCTGGCTGCGCTGGCTTGTCGGCATGGGGGAACGACGGAGACTTGGCGATGTCGCCATGGACGTGTTGCTCTTTGCAGGCATG ATGACAGCCGGCCTTTATGTAGCCCGTAACTTCCTCAACCCAATATTGAGCAACCTGGCGGATCCAGAAAAAGAGAAACATGAGCAGGCGCGACGTCAAGCCAAGGCTCATTTAGAGCGACTAAATCGCCAGCGAAGCCTAGAACaagatgaggacgacggaGCTGACGGCTCAAGGAGAGGGCCGCGtgtcgaggagctcgtccTCAACGAATATGAGAACCTGATCGCGTTAGAGATGGTGGCGCCCCAGGATATCCATGTCGGGTTTGACG ATATCGGAGGCCTCGAACTTATCATCGAAGAGCTCAAGGAGTCGGTCATTTACCCACTAACGATGCCCCATCTCTATTCTCAtgctgcgccgctgctcTCGGCCCCTTCAGGAGTCTTATTGTTTGGCCCTCCGGGATGTGGCAAGACGATGCTCGCCAAAGCCTTGGCTCACGAAAGTGGTGCCTCGTTCATCAACTTGCACATCTCGACAATGACGGAGAAGTGGTATGGCGATTCCAACAAGATTGTCCGCGCCGTTTTCTCGTTGGCCCGGAAGATGCAGCccgccatcatcttcatTGACGAGATTGACGCGGTGCTGGGCACGCGACGCAGCGGGGAGCATGAAGCCAGCGGCATGGTCAAAGCTGA GTTCATGACTCTGTGGGACGGACTGACATCGGCGAACGCGTCGGGCATGCCGGCACAAATCGTTGTTCTAGGGGCGACAAACCGAATCAATGACATTGATGAGGCCATCCTGAGGCGCATGCCGAAGAAGTTTCCAGTGCCCCTGCCGGGCcaggagcagcgccgccgcatcctgCAACTCATCCTGCAGGACACGAGAACTGACCCCGAGGATTTCGATCTCAACTACGTCGCCAAAATCACGGCGGGAATGTCCGGAAGCGACATCAAAGAGGCGTGCCGGGACGCGGCTATGGCACCTGTCCGAGAGTATATGCGGCAGCACCGGGCAGAAGGTCGGCgcatggcggccgtggacgcgTCGCAGATTCGCGGCGTTAGGACGGACGATTTTTACGGACGACGGGGTGGGCAGGCACCGGCTCGCGTTCCGGACACGAAGAGGCCAGCACAGGCAGCTCCTAGAGAGAAAAACTCGAGCGACGAGTACGAAGACGTGGATGAGCCAATTGCGGAGGAGCAGGACTAG
- the STR3 gene encoding Cystathionine beta-lyase (COG:E~EggNog:ENOG503NW0R), with translation MVSSPLPSSGNGVAAAATTSSTSASSSSPPSRAASATTHSSGKVGSTSANPLKRVDLDGHDLPPSPAPSSPRNGRRRYALATELVYTEGKDQYGASSTPIYQSATFKQTSASGGQQEFDYTRSGNPTRTHLERHLAKIMNANRALAVSSGMGALDVITRILRPSDEVITGDDLYGGTHRLLTYMATNQGIIVHHVDTTNPESVASRISEKTAMVLLETPTNPLIKIVDLSSIAHMAHDANSKALVVVDNTMLSPMLCNPLDLGADIVYESGTKYLSGHHDIMAGVIACNDASIGDKLFFTINSTGCGLSPNDSFLLMRGVKTLAIRMEKQQANAQAIAEFLESRGFRVRYPGLRSHPQYDLHWSIARGAGAVLSFETGDATVSQRIVEAARLWAISVSFGCVNSLISMPCQMSHASIDAKTRRERQMPEDIIRLCVGIEDANDLIEDLSRALVQAGAVTVTLDGFHATGAAEELGKTPLTVD, from the exons ATGGTGTCCTCGCCTCTCCCCtccagcggcaacggcgtcgccgcagctgccacgacatcgtcgacgtccgcctcttcttcgtcacccccctcccgcgccgcaTCCGCTACCACCCACTCGTCCGGCAAAGTTGGTAGCACCAGCGCCAACCCTTTGAAGCGAGTCGACCTAGACGGCCATGATCTTCCTCCTTCACCCGCGCCCTCTAGCCCTCGCAATGGTCGCCGGCGCTACGCTCTCGCGACCGAGCTGGTTTATACCGAAGGCAAAGATCAGTACGGCGCCTCCAGCACCCCCATCTACCAGTCTGCCACGTTCAAACAGACTTCGGCCAGCGGTGGCCAGCAAGAGTTCGATTACACGCGGTCCGGCAATCCCACCCGCACCCATCTCGAGAGACACCTTGCCAAAATTATGAACGCCAaccgcgccttggccgtcagcTCTGGCATGGGTGCCCTCGATGTCATTACCCGCATTCTCCGACCTAGCGACGAGGTCATCACGGGCGACGACCTATACGGCGGCACCCATCGCCTACTTACATATATGGCAACCAACCAAGGTATTATTGTTCATCACGTCGACACAACCAACCCCGAATCAGTGGCCAGTCGAATCTCAGAGAAAACGGCCATGGTCCTGCTTGAAACGCCGACCAACCCCCTCATCAAAATTGTTGACCTCTCGTCTATTGCCCACATGGCGCACGATGCCAACTCCAAGGCCttagtcgtcgtcgataACACCATGCTGTCACCCATGCTGTGCAACCCTCTGGATCTCGGTGCAGATATTGTATACGAGTCTGGCACCAAGTATCTTTCGGGCCACCATGacatcatggccggcgtcATTGCTTGCAATGACGCTTCCATCGGCGACAAGCTCTTCTTCACCATCAATTCCACTGGCTGCGGACTCTCTCCCAACGATTCTTTCCTCCTCATGAGAGGCGTCAAGACCCTCGCCATTCGCAtggagaagcagcaggccaACGCCCAGGCTATTGCCGAGTTTCTGGAGTCTCGTGGCTTTCGTGTTCGTTATCCTGGACTTCGGTCTCACCCTCAGTACGACTTGCATTGGTCTAttgctcgaggagctggcgcggTGCTCTCGTTCGAAACCGGGGATGCAACCGTATCGCAGCGAATCGTGGAAGCTGCGCGACTGTGGGCGATCAGCGTTAGTTTCGGATGTGTTAACAGCCTCATCAGTATGCCGTGCCAAATGAGCCACGCGAGTATAGACGCCAAAACGAGACGGGAGCGCCAGATGCCCGAGGACATCATACGGCTTTGTGTCGGAATAGAGGATGCCAATGATTTGATCGAGGATCTTTCTCGTGCG CTGGTGCAAGCGGGAGCCGTGACCGTCACGCTCGACGGGTTTCATGCCACCGGCGCTGCTGAGGAACTGGGCAAGACACCTCTAACGGTGGATTAA